The Pueribacillus theae nucleotide sequence AAAGAGTACCGCCAAATTGAAAAAGACGCGGCACTCGAACGGCGTTTGCAGCCTGTTATTGTGAAAGAGCCTTCTGTTGAAGCCACATTGGAAATCCTAAAAGGTTTGCAGCCAAAATATGAACAATATCATGAAATCAAATATACAGATGAAGCCATTCGAGCTTGTGCAATGCTTTCCCATCGTTATATTCAAGACCGCTTCTTGCCTGACAAGGCGATTGACCTGCTTGACGAAGCCGGTTCTAGAAAGAATTTGGCTCAGTCTGCCGGTGACCGTGGAAAAATGGAAGCGCGCCTTCAAGAAATCGTGAAAGAAAAAGAAAAAGCCGCGAGTGAAGAAGATTATGAACGTGCTGCCTATTTGCGTACGGAAGAATTGAGATTGCAGGAAGAAATGAAAAAAGCGGGCGAAAATAATCAGGAAAAAGTTGAAGTGGAAGACATTCAACAAATTCTTGAAGAAAAAACAGGCATCCCAGTGACAAAATTGCAAGAAGACGAGCAAGTGAAAATGAAAAACTTGGAGTCCAATCTTGCAGATCGAGTCATTGGACAAAAAGAAGCTGTTGAAAAAGTAGCGAAAGCGATCCGCAGAAGCCGCGCTGGACTTAAAGCAAAAACACGCCCAATCGGATCATTCCTTTTCGTTGGCCCTACTGGTGTCGGTAAAACCGAGCTTACGAAAGTACTTGCCGAAGAGCTTTTCGGTTCGAAAGATGCATTGATTCGTCTGGACATGAGCGAATATATGGAGAAACATTCTGTTTCTAAATTAATTGGTTCGCCTCCAGGCTATGTAGGCCATGAAGAAGCTGGCCAATTAACTGAAAAAGTAAGGCGCAACCCATACAGCATCATTTTGTTGGACGAAATTGAAAAAGCGCATCCTGATGTGCAGCACATGTTCTTGCAAATCATGGAAGACGGGCGCTTAACTGACAGCCAAGGACGTACAGTAAGCTTTAAAGACACCGTCATCATTATGACAAGCAACGCAGGTACTGGTGTGAGGGAAGCAAAAGTCGGCTTTAATGCTGAACAATCTGATGCTGTGACAGATCTTGAAAGCTTAACACCTTACTTTAAACCAGAATTCTTAAACCGCTTTGACAGCATCATTCAATTTAACCCATTAAAAGAAGAAGACATGATCAAAATTGTCTCTCTTATGTTGGATGAATTGAATGAAACGCTGAAAGAAGACGGAAAAACAATCGAAGTAAGCGACGAAGCGAAAGAAAAATTAGCAAGCTTAGGCTATGATCCTCGTTTTGGTGCCCGTCCGCTTCGAAGAGTCATCCAAGAAAAAGTCGAAGACGGCATCGCCGATCTCTTCATTGACGAGCAAGACGTTGAAAAAATTAAAGTTGACGTTGAAGACAATGAAATCGTCGTAAAAAAACAAGCATAAAAAAACTTCTGCCGATTAATCGTCGGCAGGAGTTTTTTTTATCACTT carries:
- a CDS encoding ATP-dependent Clp protease ATP-binding subunit, giving the protein MTKRCEKCNTNEATVRMRVGINGQLQEFHLCQECFLSVQNEMKNPTGFSSMHHHFDFNNAFQGFMQGKGPQVTQQVKEERKGLLDELGHNLMDSAREGRIDPVIGREQEIDRVIEILNRRNKNNPVLIGEPGVGKTAIAEGLALKIIQGQVPTKLLNKEVYILDVASLVANTGIRGQFEERMKQLIKELQSRENVILFVDEIHLIVGAGSAEGSMDAGNILKPALARGDLQLIGATTLKEYRQIEKDAALERRLQPVIVKEPSVEATLEILKGLQPKYEQYHEIKYTDEAIRACAMLSHRYIQDRFLPDKAIDLLDEAGSRKNLAQSAGDRGKMEARLQEIVKEKEKAASEEDYERAAYLRTEELRLQEEMKKAGENNQEKVEVEDIQQILEEKTGIPVTKLQEDEQVKMKNLESNLADRVIGQKEAVEKVAKAIRRSRAGLKAKTRPIGSFLFVGPTGVGKTELTKVLAEELFGSKDALIRLDMSEYMEKHSVSKLIGSPPGYVGHEEAGQLTEKVRRNPYSIILLDEIEKAHPDVQHMFLQIMEDGRLTDSQGRTVSFKDTVIIMTSNAGTGVREAKVGFNAEQSDAVTDLESLTPYFKPEFLNRFDSIIQFNPLKEEDMIKIVSLMLDELNETLKEDGKTIEVSDEAKEKLASLGYDPRFGARPLRRVIQEKVEDGIADLFIDEQDVEKIKVDVEDNEIVVKKQA